The genomic DNA ATCTGAGAATGTTAGATTTCTTTGAGAATCCATTTACAGTTTACAAAGAAGAGATAGATAAATTACAGACAGAGGGAGCACATGGCAAATACTGTGCACTTGCTCTATGTGTAATGTTTAACAATCGCATTAAAGAAAAATGGCTCACAGAGGATGTcgataaagatataaaaactaTCATAAAGAACACATATGAAGCTAGTAAGGTGGTGAAAGGAACATCTCGATTGGTTCTTCGTGATGCGCTGGATTCACTTACTCATACGTTTATCAGAAAGGATGGTGAAGTGTATAGAACTATTCATGACAAGCTGTTTGACTTTCTTGCTTTTTACTTTGGTAATGTTATGATTTCTTGTTTAATAAATAATGCTTCGAGTAAATTCATTCGTGAAAggtttgtttttgacaaaaaaagaaagagagATGCATTTTTAATACCTGTGTCAGAAAAATATCAGCAACTGTATATTAAAAGATTATAATGCAATTTGTATGTTACATtctttttcattggctaaaagttgccgtcatATCCACCGTTGatcaggcgtaactaaggaggaaCAACCATTTTGAAAGGAtcgaatcaacaaatgttcgattactactatataatcgagAATAAAACAATACCTACCTCAGATTCGCCGTTTTAACGTTATTTTATCCGAttttgaagcgtacaggtaatGTATcaacctccagtttgtaagttttcattcgtatgacgtcacgtttatcCATGACGCTTTTGCGctaaaatcattcatgaagattcgcggattttttttaatttttcaaatttagacatttttccaagttttatcgtattatttctttttgaaatgcattagaatcggaataacagtactgtagttgaagagttgccaccgtcaattttgatttgacggtcgcaaatctccgttttactgtctccgctacgcgtcgccagtaaaactgcatttgcgaacgtcaaatctacaattgacggtggcaactcttcaactacagtactgttattccttaattggTAGACGACTGGTTTAGAGGAAATATTGTAGATGTATTCGGTAACATCAATATGGACGATAGGATCTTAAGACAAAGAATCCTTGTACATGTAAAAGGTTTAGAAATATCACAACAGAAAAAATTAGCTAGTCTTCAggacacaaaaaacaaaagtactGCATTACTGAATTGTTGTTATTATGGAGATTTAGATCATATTCAGTGGTGCTTAAATAATTGTAACATAAATGTTAATAGTTGTTCTGATGATGGAACATCACCTTTCTTCTGTATTTGTCAGAATGGAAATCCTGAAGCAGTACAGctgttaataacaaataaagcTGACATGAATAAATGTACAGATACTGGTGAATCACCTCTGTACATTGCTTGTCAGCAAGGACATACTGAAATAGTACGtatgttaataaacaataaggctGACATTGATAAGTGTGGAGATATTGGAGCATCACCTCTGTATGTTGCTTGTCAGAATGGACATACTGAAGTCGTACACATGTTAATAACCAATAAGGCTGACATTAATAAATGCAGATATTTTGGAGTATCACCTCTGTACTATGCTTGTCACCAAGGGCATACTGAAATCGTAcaaatgttaataaacaataaagcTGATATCAATAAGTGTGATGATGAAGGAGTATCACCTCTGGCTGTTGCATGTTTCAAAGCACATAATGAAATAGTACATTTGTTAATAAGCAATAAGGCTAACATTAATAAGTGTGTAGATATCTGTCCATTGCTTGTGAAAAAGGACATACTGAAATAGTTCGTATGTTAATAGAAAATGAGGCTGATGTTGATAAGTGTGATGATTCTGGAACCTCACCTCTGTTGGCAGCGTGTAAGGAAGGACATAGGGAAGTATTAcaaatgttaataaacaataaatctGACATTAATAAGTTTAATGATGATGAAGTAACACCTCTATCTTTGGCTTCGCAGAATGGACATACTGAGATCGTACAGATGTTAATAGATAATAAGGCTGATATAAATAGGTGTGCAGTCAATGGATTATCACCTCTGCACTTTGCTTGTGTGAACGGATATATTGAAGTCGTACAAATGTTAATAATTAATAGGGCTGGTATTGATAAATGTCAAGATATTGGAGCATTAACTCTGTGTGCTGCTTGTTACAAAGGACATACTGAAGTAGTACATACATTAATAATTAATAAGGCTGACATTAATAAGTGTGTAGATACTGGAGCATCTCCTCTGTCCATTGCTTGTGAAGAAGGACATACTGAAATAGTACGTATGTTAATAGAAAATGAGGCTGACATTAATAAGTGTAATGATTCTGGAATGTCACCTCTGTTCACTGCCTGCCATGAAGGACATACTGAAGTTGTACAGAAGTTAGTAAAAAATAAGGCTGAGATTAATAAGTGTCCAGATATAGGAGCATCACCTCTGTTCGCTGCTTGTAAGAGAGGACATACTGAAGTAGTCCAGGTATTTATAGAACATGAGGCTGATATTGATAAGTGTACAGATACTGGAACATCACCTTTGCTCATTGCTTGTCAGGAAGGACATACTGAAGTCGTACACATGTTAATAGAAAATAAGGCTGACATTAATAAGTGTCAAGATAATGGAGCCTCACCTTCTTCTCATTGCTTGTTTGATAGGAAATACTGATTTAGTACAGGTATTAATAGAACATAAGGCTGATATTGATAAGTGTACAGATACTGAATTATCACCTCTTTTCGTTGGTTGTCTGAAAGGACATACCGAAGTCgtgaaaatgttaataaacaataaagcTGGCATCAATAAGTGTGAAAATGAAGGAGTATCACCTCTGTTCGCTGCATGTTCCGGAGCACATAATAAAGTAGTACATGTGTTAATAAGCAATAAGGCTGACATTAATAAGTGTAACGATTATGGGGCATCGCCTTTGAACATTGCTTGTAAAAAAGGACATACTGAAGTAGTTCGTATGTTAATAGAAAATGAGGCTGACGTTAATAAGTGTGATGATTCTGGAAACTCACCTCTGTTTATTGCTTCTTTTGAAGGCAATGCTAAAGTTGTAcagatgttaataaaaaataaggctgagATTAATAAGTGCCAAAAAATAGGAGCATCACCTCTGTTCGTTGTCTCTAAGGAAGGCCATACTGAAATTGTACagatgttgataaaaaaaataatgctgaCATTAATAAGTGTCGAGACATTGGAGCATCACCTCTTTTCATAGCTTGTCAGGAAGGACATTCTGAAGTTGTACAGgtgttaataaacaataaggctGACATTAATAAGTGTCGAGACATTGGAGCATCACCTCTGTTCATTGCTTGTCAGGAAGGACATAGTGAAGTAGTACAGATATTAATAGAATATGAGGCTGATATTGATAAGTGTATAAACACCTCTGTATATTGCTTGTTGCAAAGGACATACTGAAGTAGTacagatgttaataaacaataactCTGACATTAATAAGTGTACAGATACTAGAGAGTCACATCTATACATTGCTGGTGAGAAAGGACATACTGAAGTGGTacagatgttaataaacaataaggcagacattaataagtgtaaAGATACTGGAGAATCACATCTATACATTGCTTGTGAGAAAGGACATACTGAAGTAGTacagatgttaataaacaataaggcagacattaataagtgtaaAGATACTGGAGCATCACCTCTGTTCATTGCCTGTTACAATGAAAACACTGAAGTTGTgcagatgttaataaacaataaggcagacattaataagtgtaaAGATACTGGTGAATCACCTCTGTTCATTGCTTGTGAGAAAGGACATACTGAAGTAGTACAgatgttattaaaatatatggCTGACATCCATAAGTGTAATGATGAAGAAGGATCACCTCTGTGCATTACTTGTCAGGAAGGACATACTGAAGTATTAtagatgtaaataaacaataaggctGACATTAATAAGTAAACATACATTGAAGAATCACCTCTGTTTATTGCTAGTGAGCAGATTGTAACGTCAAATTGACAGAATTAACACCACTAGATATTGCTAGAAGTAAAAAATCATAtcaatattgtaaatatttaccaAATCACCAATAATTTGCATCAGAAGTTAGGCGGACATGATATATCAATAAAGTATTCTGATTTTAATACGATTAGATATAAAGAACTGCAATCATTGGATATAGGTAATAGCATATAAAAGCATaccaatattgtttttttttattaatatgctAAACAGTGTAGTTATGATTTTAAGACACATTAAACTTGTTGaacataaaaattaattaaaacattttgttactCAATGTCAAAAACTTGAAATATTACCATTTTGTGtagttaaattttgaaattaagattCTGTCTTATAGCTGATCAAACTGCGTAAGCATGTTTTAGTaagttttgatatttctttttcataggtcatttttgtcttctATTTTGTATGTAGCTTTATTTTCTAAAGGTAGAAATAATCCATAATCTGGACTGGCAATTAAACAGTTTACCCATTCCATCCTAAATTAAACAATTgtagttaaaatatatttaaaaaaaaaataatgcaccAATTGATATTTCATTATCACCCGCGTAACATGTTGCGGGGTACATGGAAATAAATAGCGTCCGGTCGTCCATTCGGTCTTGTTAGCGTTCACACAAGTACAAGTCTTGctagatttttataaaacttaaactTATATTATAGATTAATATCAGTAATATCTCGGACTCGCGAAGTTTCATGATGGTGGCCGAtcgattttttaaaagagtaatgccccttgaaaatataaatttattgaaaattgccTTGTGTGCGCTCTCATGGTAACAATTCTTGctagatttatataaaaattatacaagagGTTGATATCAGCAATATCTTGGACAAGACATATTATATAATGATGGACgatagacttttttttttttaaataaagaccTTTAAAATACTTAATTGATGAAAATAGCCTCGTTACCACTCTCACTGGTACAATTTCTgcaagatttttataaaacttatactataGGTTAATATCAGCAATATCTCAAAAAAGTTGTATAATTTTGGACAATCGactttttttaaagagttatgccccttggaaATATTTAATGTAAGGAAAATAGCCTCGTTAGCGCTCTCACGAGTACAATTCAATGcagattttaataaaacttaCACAATAGGTTAGTATCAGCAACACATTTTATTATGGTGGACGATCGACTTTTTAGATATATTACTCACCTGGGCATTATGGTTCTCGGTCTgtgcgttcgttcgttcgttcctccgtccgtctgtcctgcttctcattaaagtttttgatcaatgtagatttttatgaagttgaagtccacaataaaacttgaaacttattacacacgttccctatgatatgatctttctaattccAATGTCAAATTAGAGTGTTGACTCCCAATCGTACGGTCCACCAAACATAGAACATGATAATGCGCGTGGGACATTCGTGTGCTATGGAAACATTCGCGTTTTAGAGAGTCAGGCctcttaaaaatattaaatttattgaaaatggcCGTGTTCATGTCTCACGGGTACAAATATTGCCAGATTtacataaaacttataaaaaagagcTATGCCCCTATGAAATACTAAACCTATCGAAAATTGCCTCGTCAACCCTCTTACTGGTACCATTATTGGcagatttttattaaacttatactatatgttaaaatcatcaatatctCAAACAATTTGTGTAATTGTGGCCgaccaacttttaaaaaaaatacttatgtcccttggaaatatatgaattatgtaaaatgttttcACAATATATTCAAGGTATGATCtttaaaagaagataaataACGTTACTTCTTTTGACAGCCATTCTGTTGAAACCAGTGTTTATCCTACATTTGACTAGGTTACTTTGGTGAACATTTGATTGTAAACTTTTCGACAATTTcagatcaatatttttttttcagtccattcaagaaatatttctattttcataattataatgttatttttattctcAGAACAAATATATGTTGTGTCAATGCCATTTAGACAATTTTCCACCCGAGACCATATGATAAGGATGAAAACAATAGAGctttcaaaaaagttttaatagttttttttcaatttactttCATAAGTGTAGATCATTTAAGGAATTCGTTTTTttaagaaggaaaaaaaataaccaattttcATCCGATCAAGGGAAAACAACACGaccatagattaaaaaaaaaaaacttacaaaggccaccaatgtgtCTCCCCTGCAGCAGGAAAATCTTACACCTAAAGGCAGActttagctggccccttaacaataacatatactAGTTCAACAACATGGAAGCCACACTAAACTCGATCACATGGAAATTAGCTTTAAAGTCAGTTTGACAGGATGAATATTTGTAAGCAAATATATCATCAAAATATCtagatttataataaaatttgtgtataaaattttgtttcgATGTTTACGGACCGAAATGTTTGGAGATATATGTTCTCATTCTGagtctttaaatatatatgtttgaatggttttacactagtaattttgggccctttatagcttgttgttcggtgtgagccaaggctccgtgttgaaggccgtactataatggtttactttttaaattgttatttggatggagagttgtctcattggcactcacaccacatcttcctatatctatgtagctAAATATGTGACTTTATGTTCAACTAGCCCAAAGTGCAAGGTGAGATTTTCTCATCACTCGGTGTCCGTCGTAACTACAGTCGTAACTACAAGaccaaattttacaaacttgatcacaatcatcattggggtatatagttttgAAATGTGTTAGATAACCCCGGTCGCCAACCAAGATGAGTGGTTTGGCTACAAATAGAACAAACGGTGAAACTGCAAATTTTgtctattattttgaaaaccatgatgaaataaaacaattgtgacaataaaaaaaaccttcaaaagTCTGAGTACTATCAATTGTTCAGTGGCGTCAAAACTGTCAGGTGACTTTTTATAAGAGTCATTGTCATTAAATGACAAGTTTTACCAATCTGTCGTGTGTGCTTATTatcttaaaaactttaatattaaaatagtgAAAAACTTTAAGTTGCAAAAAAAGTACACACGCTGAAATGCCTGCCATCTTTATTAACCAGATATTATGTTAATAGCCTTAAATATAATGCTTTACTAGAACTTAGATCGTCCAAactggaaatacatgtacaccttacgatcattccatacacaaatATGCTCAATTTCATTATTTAGATATAGTTAACTTATTGCAAATCgaagaaacaaacttaaccaGGAAAACTTGACATTGATAACCATAATCTTCTGTCTTTAGACATACTTTAATTAAGGTATAAACatgcaaaaattaataaaatttgcatTTACATTAAAGTCACAAGAAACGAGTGGCCGGTGAAAAACATTgatcttccaattcttgaaccaatgcacacaaacatcataaaattagtcttctgtgcacgaaattatcatttttttcattaaatttcgtataatcatcaatttgtttttcaatctgttgactcagtgttgttgtgaaaatatggcaggtagtTAAACATCATGTTTTAAACCCAAAGTTTAACGATTGCCACCcgtttgtcaacaatcgacaaaaaatcaacaaaaatgcatggaaattgagcatgtgtttaacatgtaaattcagataatagatataggaagatgtggtgtgagtgccaatgagacaactctccatccaaataacaatttaaaaagtaaaccattataggttaaagtacggccttctacacggagccttggctcacaccgaacaacaagctataaagggccccaaaattacaagtgtaaaaccattcaaatgggaaaaccaatggtctaatctatataaaaaaaacgagaaacgagaaacacgtatatattacataaacattcgacaactactgtacatcagattcctgacttaggacaggtgcaaacatttgcagcgggattaaacgttttaatggatccaaaccttctccctttttctgaaacaatagcataacatcacaacatagaaaaacatacgataaaatatcaattggcagacttaactcaatcaaaaacgTAGTTTATTTTCAGGACATCCATGCATATTGTGTTCACCGGATTTTTAAGAGATGGATCACACTGAAGTCACTTTGCATAAGGTAAATATGTCCAGGGAATTATttcctggaaggaagcaattaaaataaagtaaacttctcctatatacatgtatgaataaattaaagaattttcatcagaaaaaagtatatgtacataagttttataatgaaaactatccattgagttatttGGCCGAAAACACAATTCTCTTTCTATTTTACATTCTCCAATACAGATTTACTTTTCTTTAGTTTAATTTCAACTGGATATCAGCCTGATccctttttaaacaaaaattactttttaaaatctacTTTTTTCGCTATACAATGAGGAATACGTTTGACGAACAGTGTTTGTTCTTGAACACTTGTAACATTGTCTATAACCACACTTATGAAATTTTGGTATCCAGTTCACCATGACATTGAATGTGATGTACACAATCTAATATAAAAGCAAGAAAGTTTTTGATATTtcagtttattatagataaatgCCATGTTAAGACAATTGACATATAATCAACTCTGCTTTAAACAACCTAAGTATAAAACTAACTGGTGATAGTAGCTATGTTCTGATATAAAGTgcaaacaattcattttttttataatttcatttcaagAAACATGCATTATTGTCTATATGATAAAAACtaccctgttttttttatttaccaagtAAAAGGATAATCCTTCAGTAAATTAATTCTACAGCATAAAAAGTTAATTTCATCTTTACACTTGTGATAATGACTTGCCTCAAATTCTTTTGATTTATACTCTACAAGGCAATTATTTCTTTGATA from Mytilus trossulus isolate FHL-02 chromosome 8, PNRI_Mtr1.1.1.hap1, whole genome shotgun sequence includes the following:
- the LOC134727911 gene encoding ankyrin repeat domain-containing protein 50-like; its protein translation is MLIENEADVDKCDDSGTSPLLAACKEGHREVLQMLINNKSDINKFNDDEVTPLSLASQNGHTEIVQMLIDNKADINRCAVNGLSPLHFACVNGYIEVVQMLIINRAGIDKCQDIGALTLCAACYKGHTEVVHTLIINKADINKCVDTGASPLSIACEEGHTEIVRMLIENEADINKCNDSGMSPLFTACHEGHTEVVQKLVKNKAEINKCPDIGASPLFAACKRGHTEVVQVFIEHEADIDKCTDTGTSPLLIACQEGHTEVVHMLIENKADINKCQDNGASPSSHCLFDRKY
- the LOC134727913 gene encoding ankyrin repeat domain-containing protein 50-like, translating into MLINNKAGINKCENEGVSPLFAACSGAHNKVVHVLISNKADINKCNDYGASPLNIACKKGHTEVVRMLIENEADVNKCDDSGNSPLFIASFEGNAKVCRDIGASPLFIACQEGHSEVVQVLINNKADINKCRDIGASPLFIACQEGHSEVVQILIEYEADIDKCINTSVYCLLQRTY
- the LOC134727914 gene encoding ankyrin repeat domain-containing protein 29-like; translation: MLINNNSDINKCTDTRESHLYIAGEKGHTEVVQMLINNKADINKCKDTGESHLYIACEKGHTEVVQMLINNKADINKCKDTGASPLFIACYNENTEVVQMLINNKADINKCKDTGESPLFIACEKGHTEVVQMLLKYMADIHKCNDEEGSPLCITCQEGHTEVL